Proteins encoded together in one Telopea speciosissima isolate NSW1024214 ecotype Mountain lineage chromosome 6, Tspe_v1, whole genome shotgun sequence window:
- the LOC122663976 gene encoding uncharacterized protein LOC122663976, with the protein METDQCIEACGLDRISLGISSDSLLDSLFTQKLCSPLCYDNCPNIVDLYFNLAAGEGNPPIPDLYFNLAATQGVFLPQLCEAQGANARRKMSEIRSSGFVKPAPQSDGPPMKFVVLTAIAPK; encoded by the exons ATGGAAACCGACCAGTGCATTGAGGCCTGTGGTTTGGACCGGATCTCGCTCGGGATATCCTCTGATTCCCTCCTCGACTCTCTCTTCACCCAAAAGCTCTGCTCTCCTCTCTGCTACGATAACTGCCCAAACATTGTTGACCTATATTTCAACCTCGCCGCCGGAGAAGGTAACCCACCCATCCCAGACCTCTACTTCAATCTCGCCGCTACACAAG GCGTATTTCTTCCCCAGTTATGTGAAGCACAAGGAGCAAACGCACGTAGAAAAATGTCAGAGATCCGAAGCTCTGGATTTGTCAAACCTGCTCCACAATCCGATGGCCCACCCATGAAATTCGTGGTCTTAACAGCCATTGCTCCAAAGTAG